Proteins from one Malaya genurostris strain Urasoe2022 chromosome 2, Malgen_1.1, whole genome shotgun sequence genomic window:
- the LOC131427374 gene encoding D-aspartate oxidase-like, translating into MKEIVVIGAGVNGLCAAVQLAEYYYGVASVTLISEDVSPATTGDGSAGLWGPYYCGKTPDHKIVKWSTATHVFFHQLWQNGLASRIGVSLQPCVRLTTDPDGYPEPSWKDIVYGCQKLSQTELDRLSYEHGRSYTGGYHFATFTCEPSGLLPYLFNRFVNVGGKFVQAKVQSIDSVLNNRKVDLIINCTGLGSLEMLGDKEVLPIRGQVARVFAPWIFEITLDDSDDGNYIIPNSETVILGGTHQMNDFNRNVSSTDSKFIFDGCERMLPSLKKAPKVKEWVGLRPGRNTVRLELEHYKAGKRTIPIIHNYGHGGCGVTLCWGCGTEVLHLSKGLGFHGDTKSKL; encoded by the exons ATGAAGGAAATTGTCGTGATCGGTGCGGGTGTGAATGGACTGTGTGCCGCCGTTCAGCTTGCTGAGTATTACTACGGGGTGGCCAGCGTGACGCTGATTTCTGAAGATGTATCGCCGGCGACGACCGGTGACGGATCGGCAGGACTATGGGGCCCGTACTACTGTGGCAAAACTCCGGATCATAAGATTGT CAAATGGTCGACCGccacgcatgtgttttttcatCAACTGTGGCAAAATGGACTGGCCTCCCGAATCGGAGTCAGCCTACAGCCCTGTGTACGGCTGACCACAGATCCGGATGGTTACCCGGAACCATCCTGGAAAGATATCGTATACGGGTGTCAGAAACTCTCTCAAACCGAACTTGATCGATTGAGCTACGAACACGGGCGAAGCTACACCGGAGGATACCATTTTGCTACCTTCACTTGCGAGCCGTCTGGGCTGCTGCCCTATCTGTTTAATCGGTTCGTTAATGTGGGTGGCAAGTTTGTCCAAGCAAAGGTGCAGAGTATTGATAGTGTATTGAACAATCGTAAGGTAGATTTGATAATTAATTGCACAGGACTAGGATCGCTAGAAATGTTGGGTGATAAGGAGGTCCTTCCCATTCGGGGTCAAGTAGCGAGAGTTTTCGCTCCTTGGATTTTCGAGATAACTTTGGACGATAGCGACGATGGAAACTATATCATTCCGAA TTCCGAAACAGTGATACTTGGTGGAACACATCAAATGAACGACTTCAATCGTAACGTTAGTTCCACGGATAGTAAATTCATTTTCGACGGATGTGAACGCATGCTGCCGAGTCTTAAGAAGGCCCCGAAAGTTAAGGAGTGGGTCGGCTTGCGACCTGGGCGAAATACAGTACGACTGGAGCTGGAACATTACAAAGCAG GAAAGCGAACTATACCAATAATTCACAATTACGGTCATGGCGGATGCGGAGTAACACTTTGCTGGGGTTGCGGAACAGAAGTTCTTCATCTCAGTAAAGGGCTAGGTTTCCATGGCGACACAAAGTCTAAACTTTAA
- the LOC131431499 gene encoding D-aspartate oxidase-like, producing MSDYNSTLKFIVLGAGINGLSCAFRLSSRYPGSNIEILSEQFSPSTTSDVAAGLWEPYLLGETSKDLVRKWSRETYEYFHGLWKAGYANEAGISLLPYVALVSKGHELDDFFWKDYVYGFRELSQFELHQLGAEHNVEYITGAQFITFTCEPSKLLQFYTNALRSRGVKFRQFKVNCFQALSEKLDRLIVINCLGLASGSIIPDETLKPCRGQIRRVRAPWMFHVLISNNGYVIPNTGGVTLGGTKQEDDWDLTVRAADTMKISRECYGLIRALKRTPIIADIVGLRPTRDSVRLEAEFLKTEHTDRMPIIHNYGHGGGGITLAWGCAGEVLNLVENILNDEHGSTNNKSKL from the exons ATGAGCGATTATAATAGTACGCTGAAATTTATTGTTTTGGGAGCAGGAATAAATGGACTCTCTTGTGCATTTCGACTTTCGAGTCGCTATCCAGGATCGAATATCGAAATACTAAGTGAACAGTTCAGTCCGTCTACAACAAGCGATGTGGCTGCTGGGCTCTGGGAACCATATCTTCTCGGAGAAACTTCGAAAGATCTAGTCAG AAAATGGTCCCGTGAGACGTACGAATACTTCCATGGCCTTTGGAAGGCCGGTTACGCCAATGAGGCTGGTATTAGCCTTTTGCCATATGTTGCTCTGGTTTCCAAAGGACATGAGTTAGATGACTTTTTCTGGAAAGACTACGTGTACGGTTTCCGAGAGTTGTCTCAATTCGAGCTGCATCAATTGGGCGCTGAACACAACGTGGAATATAT CACAGGCGCACAATTTATTACGTTCACATGCGAACCGAGTAAATTGCTTCAATTCTACACTAACGCGCTAAGGTCACGAGGAGTAAAATTTCGTCAGTTCAAGGTAAACTGTTTTCAAGCACTGAGTGAGAAACTAGATCGGCTCATTGTCATCAATTGTCTGGGACTGGCGTCCGGTAGTATTATTCCCGACGAAACACTAAAACCTTGCCGTGGTCAGATCAGACGTGTGCGAGCCCCATGGATGTTTCATGTTTTGATTTCCAATAATGGATATGTGATCCCGAATACCGGTGGTGTGACATTGGGCGGAACTAAACAGGAAGATGATTGGGATCTAACTGTAAGAGCCGCGGATACCATGAAGATTTCCAGGGAATGCTATGGCTTGATTCGAGCACTGAAACGAACTCCGATTATCGCAGATATTGTTGGCTTGAGGCCAACACGTGACTCCGTGAGGTTAGAAGCCGAGTTTTTAAAAACAG AGCACACGGATCGGATGCCTATTATCCACAATTATGGACACGGTGGGGGCGGAATCACATTGGCTTGGGGTTGTGCTGGAGAAGTCTTGAATCTTGTCGAAAATATTTTGAACGATGAACACGGATCGACTAATAATAAATCAAAACTATGA